Sequence from the Curtobacterium sp. MCLR17_007 genome:
TGACCTGGTCGCCGTCGGGTCGGACGTCGTCGATCTCGAGCGACGCGATCTGCTGCACGCGACCGGACTCGACGAGCCCGTGGACGGTGGACCCGAGCTGACCCCGGGCCGCGAGCCCGTCAGCTGCGTCGGCGCCGAGCCGGGCGGTGCCGGCGTTTCGGACAGCCCACAGCACGTCGGTACCCGGGGCCGTCTTGGCGAGGCTGGCGAGTTTGATGAGGGTGTTCGCCGCGGAGTGTCCGGCACCGACGACGAGGACCCGCTTCCCCGCCAACTTGGCACGGTCGGCGCCGAGGACGTCAGGCAGCGCGTGGACCACCCGGTCGCCGAGGTCCGCGGCGGGTGCGAGCCCAGCGGCAGTGAGCGGGTTCGGGGACGTGTAGGTGCCCGAGGTGTCGACGACCGCACGCGCAGTGACATCGTGCGCACCGTCGTCGGTGTGGAGGCGGAGCAGGAACGGGGTGTCGGCGCGGCCGGTAGAGCGGGTGCGGTCCATGCCCTGCCGTGACACCGCCTCCACGCGGGTGCCGTACTGGATCACCGGTGCGAGCTGCGGGGTCGCTGCCAGGGGGGCCAGGTACGTGTCGACGAGGTCGTGGCCGGTGGGCAGGGATGATGCCCGGGGTGCTTCCCAGCCGGTGGGTTCGAGGAGCCGCTGGGCGGCGGGGTCGATGACGTACTGCCACGGGGAGAACAGGCGGGTGTGTCCCCACGCGCGGACGCTGGTCCCAACCGCCGTTCCCGCTTCGTAAATTACGACGGGGAGGCCGCGCTCGAGGAGGTGCGCGGCGGCGGCGAGGCCGACGGGGCCGGCACCGATGATCGCGACGGGGAGTCCGGTGAGGCGGTCCGCGTCGGCCCGGGGTGGGACGGTGAGGGTGAGCGTCATGATCCTGGTCCTGTCGGTTAGGCGGTTGCTTCGGCGGGCAGCAGCTCGGCGAGGAGCGTCTGGACGCGGTGCTTGATGTCGTCCCGGATGGGGCGAACGTCCTCGATGCCGCGGCCGGCGGGGTCGGTGAGGTCCCAGTCCTCGTACCGCTTCCCGGGGAAGATCGGGCACGCGTCACCGCAGCCCATGGTGATGACGGCGTCGGAGTCGCGGACGGCGTCGGTGGTGAGGATCTTCGGCTGGTTGCCGGCGATGTCGATGCCGTCTTCGGCCATCGCCTGGATGGCGATGGGGTTGATCTGGTCCTTCGGCTCGGAGCCGGCGGAGAGGACCTCGACGCGGTCGCCGCCGAGGGCCTGGGCGTAGCCGGCGGCCATCTGGGAGCGTCCGGCGTTGTGGACGCAGACGAACAGGATCGTGGGCTTGTCGCTCATGGGTGTGTGTCTTTTCGGGTTCAGTGGATGAGGGTGAGCCAGCCGGCGAGGGCGGCGAGGGTGATGGCGAGGACGGGGATGGTGAGGACGATGCCGGTGCGGAAGTACTGACCCCACCCGATGTGGATGCCCTTCTTCTCCAGCACGTGCAACCACAGCAGCGTTGCGAGGGAGCCGATGGGGGTGATCTTCGGGCCGAGGTCGGAGCCGATGACGTTGGCGTAGACCATCACCTCGTGCGTGAGCCCGGTCGCGCCGGCGCCGCCGATGGCGAGGGCGGCGATGAGGACGGTGGGCATGTTGTTCATCAGGGACGCGAGGATCGCGATGGTGAACCCGACGCCGAGCGCGGTGACGAGGACCCCGTGGTCGCCGAACACGTCGAACAGCGTCGCGAGGTGGTCGGTGAGGCCCTGGTTCTGGAGGCCGTAGACGACGAGGTACATGCCGATGGAGAACAGCACGATCTGCCACGGCGCCTCCCGGATCGTCTTCCACACCGGAATCACCCGCCCCGACGGCGTGCTCGGTCCGGCACCGCTACCGCCGACGCTGACGGTGGCAGTACCGCCGGTGGTGACGAGGACCGGCGCAGCCGCAGTGCGGGCGAAGAGGAACGCGGGCTGCCGGGCGGCGACGAGGACGATGATGACGGCTCCGACGCCGGCGACGGCCGCGAGGGGGACGCCGAGTGGGTCGGCGGCGAAGTAGCCGACCAGCAGCAGCGCGAGGACGACCCAGCCAGCGCGGAACGTCGCACGGTCCGTGATCGCGGCGGCGGGGCTGGTGAGGGCGAGGACGTCGTACCGCTTCGGGATGCTCCTGCCGAAGTACAGCAGCAGCATGCCGAGGGAGGCCAGGACGGAGACGATGCCGACGGGGATCATGACGGCGGCGTACTCGGCGAAGCCGAGGTGGAAGTAGTCGGCGGAGACGATGTTGACCAGGTTCGACACCACCAGCGGCAGACTGCCGGTGTCGGCGATGAACCCGGTGGCGAGGATGAACCCGAGCGCCGCTTTCTGCGGCATGTTCAACGCTCGGAGCATCCCGACGACGATCGGGGTGAGGATCAGCGCGGCCCCGTCGTTGGCGAACACCGCCGCGATGACCGCGCCGAGGCCCACGATCAGGACGAACAGCAGCCGTCCGTTGCCGCGGCCCCAGCGGGCGACGTGGAGGGCTGCCCACTCGAAGAACCCGGCCTCGTCGAGGATCAACGAGATCAGCACCACCGCGACGAAGGTCAGCGTCGCGTTCCACACGATCCCGACCACGGTCGGGACGTCGGAGAGGCCGACGACGGTGGTGGCGAGGGCGATGACAGCGCCGATGAGCGCGGTGTAGCCGATCGGGAACCCCTTGGGTTGCCAGATCACCACCACGAGCGTCGCGACGAAGATCGCCGCAGCGACCACAGCCATCACCATCAGGCGGTCGCCCCGGCCTGGTTCACT
This genomic interval carries:
- a CDS encoding FAD-dependent oxidoreductase — translated: MTLTLTVPPRADADRLTGLPVAIIGAGPVGLAAAAHLLERGLPVVIYEAGTAVGTSVRAWGHTRLFSPWQYVIDPAAQRLLEPTGWEAPRASSLPTGHDLVDTYLAPLAATPQLAPVIQYGTRVEAVSRQGMDRTRSTGRADTPFLLRLHTDDGAHDVTARAVVDTSGTYTSPNPLTAAGLAPAADLGDRVVHALPDVLGADRAKLAGKRVLVVGAGHSAANTLIKLASLAKTAPGTDVLWAVRNAGTARLGADAADGLAARGQLGSTVHGLVESGRVQQIASLEIDDVRPDGDQVTVTGRRAGAPFAVTVDVIVNATGFRPDLDMLREIRLGLDDIVEAPRALAPLIDPNLHSCGSVPPHGVAELAHPEPNFFIAGMKSYGRAPTFLLLTGYEQVRSIAAELAGDHAAARLVELVLPETGVCSTDLGGSSCCTTPSSAESPTTAAPSLDMTAPEVASCCAAPESTPTTDSSSCCAN
- a CDS encoding arsenate reductase ArsC; this translates as MSDKPTILFVCVHNAGRSQMAAGYAQALGGDRVEVLSAGSEPKDQINPIAIQAMAEDGIDIAGNQPKILTTDAVRDSDAVITMGCGDACPIFPGKRYEDWDLTDPAGRGIEDVRPIRDDIKHRVQTLLAELLPAEATA
- a CDS encoding arsenic transporter — encoded protein: MAVVAAAIFVATLVVVIWQPKGFPIGYTALIGAVIALATTVVGLSDVPTVVGIVWNATLTFVAVVLISLILDEAGFFEWAALHVARWGRGNGRLLFVLIVGLGAVIAAVFANDGAALILTPIVVGMLRALNMPQKAALGFILATGFIADTGSLPLVVSNLVNIVSADYFHLGFAEYAAVMIPVGIVSVLASLGMLLLYFGRSIPKRYDVLALTSPAAAITDRATFRAGWVVLALLLVGYFAADPLGVPLAAVAGVGAVIIVLVAARQPAFLFARTAAAPVLVTTGGTATVSVGGSGAGPSTPSGRVIPVWKTIREAPWQIVLFSIGMYLVVYGLQNQGLTDHLATLFDVFGDHGVLVTALGVGFTIAILASLMNNMPTVLIAALAIGGAGATGLTHEVMVYANVIGSDLGPKITPIGSLATLLWLHVLEKKGIHIGWGQYFRTGIVLTIPVLAITLAALAGWLTLIH